Proteins encoded within one genomic window of Flavobacterium gilvum:
- a CDS encoding GntR family transcriptional regulator, with translation MIKLIKIDDDSRVPKYKQIVDSILYNISNGNLKINQKIPSINSFSEEFYISRDTVEKAYSILKERKIISSIRGKGYYITRTKLESKVNILFLFNKLSSYKMKTYSAFIDTLGANAHTDLHIYHCDETLFLNLLDKFEGAYDYYVITTHFKSEELKHQSYTDDVVKAIRKIPKEKLIIMDNIKIGMQDEIISIYQDFENDIYNALKEGLAKIAKYEKLILVYPEKAVYPYPRRILHGFKKFCIEHEINFEVLDQVYDDMILKKGDLFITIEESDLVNLVKQVRDKEYILGQDIGIISYNDTPLKELLGITVISTDFNVMGETAARMILNKEKGQVKVPFNFIDRNSI, from the coding sequence ATGATTAAGTTAATTAAAATCGATGATGATTCCAGGGTTCCAAAATACAAACAAATTGTAGATTCAATCCTGTACAACATCAGCAATGGTAATTTAAAAATCAACCAAAAAATTCCGTCAATTAATAGTTTCAGTGAAGAATTCTATATCTCGAGGGATACTGTCGAGAAAGCCTATAGTATTTTGAAAGAGCGAAAAATAATTTCTTCTATCAGAGGAAAAGGCTACTATATCACTCGAACAAAACTGGAATCAAAAGTAAACATCTTGTTTTTATTCAATAAACTGAGTTCGTATAAAATGAAAACATACAGCGCGTTTATTGATACTTTGGGAGCAAATGCACATACCGATTTACATATCTATCATTGTGATGAAACCTTATTTTTAAATTTATTGGACAAATTTGAAGGTGCTTATGATTATTACGTGATAACAACACATTTCAAGTCCGAAGAACTAAAACACCAAAGCTATACAGATGATGTTGTAAAAGCAATCCGAAAAATCCCAAAAGAAAAACTTATCATAATGGATAATATAAAAATTGGGATGCAGGACGAAATTATCTCTATTTATCAGGATTTTGAAAACGACATCTACAATGCCTTAAAAGAAGGGCTTGCCAAGATTGCCAAATACGAAAAATTAATCCTTGTTTATCCAGAAAAGGCTGTTTACCCTTATCCCAGAAGAATTTTACACGGATTCAAAAAATTTTGTATCGAACACGAAATAAACTTTGAAGTCCTGGATCAAGTCTATGATGATATGATTCTTAAAAAAGGGGATTTATTCATCACGATTGAAGAATCAGACTTGGTTAATCTGGTAAAACAAGTGAGAGACAAAGAATACATTTTAGGGCAAGATATCGGAATTATCTCTTACAATGACACTCCATTAAAAGAACTTTTGGGAATAACCGTCATTTCAACCGATTTTAACGTAATGGGAGAAACCGCCGCCAGAATGATTCTCAACAAAGAAAAAGGACAAGTAAAAGTTCCTTTCAATTTTATAGACAGAAATTCTATTTAA
- a CDS encoding TIM barrel protein, whose product MIIGSNNIESHNEQSLKKHQNKLVFTVSEIAESEAIIKKLIDFQIAIPSWALGTGGTRFGRFAGGGEPRSLEEKIEDVGLLHALNNSSGAISLHIPWDIPTDHNAIKTLAAQHNLKFDAVNSNTFQDQNNQEHTYKYGSLQNVNKAVRKQAVAHNIEVIQQGIALGSESLTVWLADGSSFPGQLNFRKAYQNTLESLEEIYAALPSNWKLFLEYKCAEPNFYSTTVADWGQSYSYVKKLGEKAQTLVDLGHHLPNANIEQIVSLLLMEGKLGGFHFNDSKYGDDDLTAGALKPYQLFLIFNELVEGMDARGMNHAKDLGWMIDASHNIKDPLEDLLQSVEAIMIAYAQALSVDRKALAIAQEENDVVRAQEILQNAFRTDVRALVAEARLRSGAALNPVELYRGLDVRRNLIDERGLKTMATGL is encoded by the coding sequence ATGATAATAGGATCAAACAATATAGAGTCTCATAATGAGCAGTCATTAAAAAAACATCAAAATAAATTGGTTTTTACTGTATCAGAAATTGCAGAATCGGAAGCCATTATTAAAAAACTGATTGATTTTCAGATCGCTATTCCTTCATGGGCACTAGGGACAGGAGGAACCAGATTTGGGCGTTTTGCCGGAGGCGGGGAACCTCGTTCTTTGGAAGAAAAAATTGAAGATGTAGGCTTATTACATGCTTTGAATAATTCTTCTGGAGCAATTTCTTTGCATATTCCATGGGATATCCCAACAGATCATAATGCCATAAAAACATTGGCAGCACAACATAACTTGAAATTTGATGCAGTTAATTCCAATACTTTTCAGGATCAGAATAATCAAGAGCATACGTATAAATATGGTTCATTGCAAAATGTAAACAAAGCTGTACGTAAACAGGCTGTTGCACACAATATCGAAGTGATTCAGCAAGGTATCGCTTTGGGGTCGGAGTCATTGACTGTTTGGCTGGCTGATGGATCTTCTTTCCCAGGACAATTAAATTTCCGTAAAGCGTATCAAAACACATTAGAAAGTTTGGAAGAAATCTACGCTGCTTTGCCTTCTAACTGGAAATTATTTTTAGAATACAAATGTGCTGAACCAAATTTTTATTCGACTACAGTTGCAGATTGGGGACAATCCTATTCTTATGTGAAAAAATTAGGAGAGAAAGCACAAACTTTGGTTGACTTAGGACATCATTTGCCAAATGCAAATATTGAGCAAATTGTTTCTTTATTGCTGATGGAAGGAAAATTAGGTGGATTCCACTTTAATGATTCCAAATATGGAGATGACGATTTAACGGCTGGGGCTTTAAAACCATATCAATTATTTTTGATTTTCAATGAATTGGTTGAAGGTATGGATGCTCGTGGAATGAATCACGCCAAAGATTTGGGATGGATGATTGATGCTTCTCACAATATTAAAGATCCGTTGGAAGATTTATTGCAATCTGTTGAAGCGATTATGATTGCTTATGCACAGGCACTTTCTGTAGACAGAAAAGCGTTGGCAATTGCGCAAGAGGAAAATGATGTGGTTAGAGCACAAGAAATTCTGCAAAATGCTTTCCGTACAGATGTTCGTGCATTGGTAGCCGAAGCCCGTTTGCGTTCTGGAGCGGCATTGAATCCGGTGGAATTGTATCGCGGTCTTGACGTTAGAAGAAATCTAATTGACGAAAGAGGATTAAAAACAATGGCCACAGGCTTATAA
- a CDS encoding bifunctional aldolase/short-chain dehydrogenase, which yields MEKTTFRHVSYLWDEAKAASLAGDEVALFIYRSNLLGADLRLTNYGGGNTSVKITDKDPLTGADSEVMWIKGSGGDIGTLTKSGCAALYLERLRNLENVYRGIEFEDEMVELFNHCIFDLASKAPSIDTPLHGFLPFKHIDHLHPDAAIAIAAAKDGKKITEELFNGEIGWVGWQRPGFDLGLQLRACLEEAAKNGKKLKGIMLGSHGLFTWGDTAYESYINTLEVIEKCAEYLESNYGKTRPVFGGQKIQSLAEADRKLKAAKVAPILRGFCSSERQMIGHYTDDARVLEFINSNDLSKLAPLGTSCPDHFLRTKISPLVLELDPNEDLSDVAAVKAKLAPAFEAYRAMYKDYYNACKKSNSPAMRDPNPVVILYPGVGMFTFAKDKTMARLASEYYVNAVNVMKGAEAVSEYTSLPHQEAFDIEYWLLEEAKLQRMPKPKALSGRIALVTGSGGGIGKAIAKKFAEEGACVILNDIDAERLQGTFEEFTKKFGKDAVASTLLNVTDTDSTVNALDNASLAFGGVDILVNNAGISISKSIAEHTLEEWDRLYDILVKGQFIVSKAGIEVMRKQGFGGDIVNIVSKNAVVAGPNNPGYGSAKAAQAHLTRLMAAELGADKIRVNTVNPDAVISDSNIWSGGWAEGRAKAYGITVAELPAYYAKRTLLNEIILPDDIANACFAFVGGLLGKSTGNALNVDGGVAMGFYR from the coding sequence ATGGAAAAAACGACTTTTCGACATGTAAGCTACCTTTGGGATGAAGCAAAAGCCGCGTCGTTGGCTGGAGATGAAGTAGCTCTTTTTATTTACCGCTCCAATTTATTGGGAGCTGATTTAAGATTAACAAACTACGGAGGTGGAAATACTTCGGTAAAAATAACAGACAAGGATCCGTTGACTGGAGCCGATTCAGAAGTAATGTGGATCAAAGGTTCGGGAGGAGACATTGGAACATTGACCAAATCGGGTTGTGCCGCACTTTATTTGGAGCGTTTGCGCAATCTGGAAAACGTGTACAGAGGAATTGAGTTTGAGGATGAAATGGTAGAATTGTTCAACCACTGTATCTTTGATTTGGCTTCCAAAGCTCCGTCAATCGACACGCCATTGCACGGTTTTCTGCCTTTCAAACACATCGACCACCTGCATCCGGATGCGGCCATTGCCATTGCGGCGGCCAAAGACGGAAAGAAAATCACCGAAGAACTTTTTAACGGAGAAATCGGCTGGGTAGGCTGGCAGCGTCCGGGCTTTGACTTGGGACTTCAGCTAAGAGCCTGTCTGGAAGAAGCAGCGAAAAACGGAAAAAAATTAAAAGGAATCATGCTGGGCTCCCACGGATTGTTTACTTGGGGAGACACAGCCTATGAAAGCTATATTAACACGCTTGAAGTAATCGAAAAGTGTGCCGAATACTTGGAGAGCAACTACGGAAAAACACGACCTGTTTTTGGTGGGCAAAAAATACAAAGTCTAGCCGAGGCTGACAGAAAACTAAAAGCGGCCAAAGTAGCTCCTATTTTGAGAGGTTTCTGCTCATCGGAACGTCAAATGATCGGTCATTATACCGATGATGCGAGAGTTTTGGAATTCATCAATTCAAACGACCTTTCAAAACTGGCCCCATTGGGAACTTCTTGTCCAGATCACTTTTTGAGAACCAAAATCAGCCCGCTGGTATTGGAGTTGGATCCAAACGAAGATTTGTCGGATGTAGCGGCGGTAAAAGCCAAACTGGCTCCGGCCTTTGAAGCCTACCGTGCAATGTACAAAGACTATTACAACGCCTGCAAAAAATCGAACTCACCAGCCATGCGTGACCCGAATCCGGTGGTGATTTTATACCCGGGAGTGGGAATGTTCACTTTTGCAAAAGACAAAACAATGGCCAGATTGGCATCGGAATATTATGTTAATGCGGTGAATGTGATGAAAGGAGCCGAAGCGGTTTCGGAGTACACTTCATTGCCGCATCAGGAAGCTTTCGATATCGAATATTGGTTGTTGGAAGAAGCCAAACTGCAGCGTATGCCAAAACCGAAAGCCCTCTCGGGAAGAATCGCTTTGGTGACAGGCTCAGGAGGCGGAATCGGAAAAGCAATTGCCAAGAAATTTGCTGAGGAAGGTGCCTGTGTTATCCTGAATGATATCGACGCGGAGCGTTTGCAGGGAACTTTTGAAGAATTTACCAAAAAATTCGGAAAGGATGCCGTAGCCAGCACTTTGTTGAATGTTACCGATACGGATAGCACGGTAAATGCATTGGATAATGCGAGCCTTGCATTTGGAGGCGTAGATATCCTGGTGAACAACGCCGGAATCAGTATTTCCAAATCGATAGCCGAACATACTCTGGAAGAATGGGACAGACTGTATGATATTTTGGTAAAAGGACAATTTATTGTTTCCAAAGCCGGAATCGAAGTAATGCGCAAACAGGGCTTTGGTGGAGATATTGTAAACATCGTTTCGAAAAACGCGGTAGTTGCAGGACCAAACAATCCAGGTTACGGATCGGCCAAAGCTGCTCAGGCACACCTGACGCGTTTGATGGCAGCCGAATTGGGAGCGGACAAAATCCGTGTGAACACGGTAAATCCGGATGCAGTAATCTCGGATTCTAATATCTGGTCTGGAGGATGGGCCGAGGGACGTGCTAAAGCGTATGGCATCACGGTGGCAGAATTGCCGGCCTATTACGCCAAACGCACTTTATTGAATGAAATTATATTGCCGGATGACATTGCAAATGCTTGTTTTGCATTCGTAGGCGGCTTGTTGGGTAAATCAACAGGAAATGCCCTGAATGTAGACGGCGGCGTGGCCATGGGCTTTTACAGATAA
- a CDS encoding FGGY-family carbohydrate kinase, which yields MNVVAIFDIGKTNKKVFLFNEKYEIVWEKSVNFEETVDEDGFPCENIVLLKNWMLEQLSEIKSLTNYVLKAVNFSTYGASFVYVDKDGNPLTPLYNYLKEYPEALKDEFYNKYKGKQVFALKTASPVLGSLNSGMQIYRLKEEQPEVFTKVKYCLHLPQYLSSILTGEFFTDITSVGCHTNLWNFRKMKYHKWLKKENIIDRIPPFHYGKDTIKTKDGLLVGGGLHDSSSAIIPYTANFTEPFVLLSTGTWSISLNPFNNKELTFDELEADCLCYLQYIEKPVKAARLFSGNVHEVQTKRLAEHFNVPIDAYKEVYYDKKITASLRAINYSIVFSKKTNSGVLSECVFEKRNLSDFKSYDIAYHQLMLDLVEQQVNSTNLIIHNSPVKKIFVDGGFSKNSLFMNLLAEAYPEMEVYAASMAQASALGAALAIHDSWNTKPIQNDLIDLKFFKH from the coding sequence ATGAATGTAGTTGCCATTTTTGATATTGGAAAAACCAATAAAAAAGTTTTTTTGTTCAACGAAAAATATGAAATCGTTTGGGAGAAATCTGTGAATTTTGAAGAGACAGTCGATGAAGACGGTTTTCCCTGCGAGAATATAGTGTTGCTCAAAAACTGGATGTTGGAACAATTATCAGAGATAAAAAGTTTGACAAACTATGTCCTGAAAGCAGTCAATTTTAGTACTTATGGAGCTAGTTTTGTTTATGTCGACAAGGATGGAAATCCGTTAACGCCTTTGTATAATTATTTGAAAGAGTATCCAGAAGCGTTAAAAGACGAATTTTATAATAAATACAAAGGAAAACAAGTATTTGCCTTGAAAACGGCTTCCCCGGTGTTAGGAAGCCTAAATTCGGGGATGCAAATTTACAGGCTCAAAGAAGAACAACCAGAGGTATTCACAAAAGTAAAATACTGTTTGCATTTGCCTCAATACCTTAGTTCGATCCTTACGGGCGAGTTTTTTACCGATATAACCAGTGTTGGGTGTCATACGAATCTTTGGAATTTTCGTAAGATGAAGTATCACAAATGGCTTAAAAAAGAAAATATAATTGATAGGATTCCGCCATTTCATTATGGGAAAGATACCATTAAAACAAAAGATGGTTTATTAGTAGGCGGAGGACTGCACGACAGTTCTTCGGCCATAATTCCTTATACAGCAAATTTTACAGAACCTTTTGTTTTGTTATCTACTGGGACCTGGAGTATTTCGCTAAATCCGTTCAATAATAAGGAACTGACTTTTGATGAATTGGAAGCAGATTGTTTGTGTTACCTTCAATACATTGAAAAACCAGTTAAGGCAGCTCGTTTATTCTCTGGGAATGTACACGAAGTTCAAACCAAAAGGCTGGCAGAGCATTTTAATGTGCCAATTGATGCCTACAAGGAGGTTTATTATGATAAAAAGATTACGGCAAGTTTACGAGCCATAAATTATTCGATAGTTTTTTCAAAAAAAACCAATTCGGGAGTACTAAGCGAATGTGTTTTTGAGAAAAGAAACCTTTCCGATTTTAAAAGCTATGATATTGCGTATCACCAATTAATGTTGGATTTGGTAGAGCAACAGGTCAATTCTACAAATTTGATTATTCATAATAGTCCCGTGAAAAAGATTTTTGTAGACGGAGGTTTTAGCAAAAATTCCCTTTTTATGAATTTACTTGCAGAGGCTTATCCTGAAATGGAAGTGTATGCCGCATCAATGGCGCAGGCAAGTGCTTTGGG
- the rhaT gene encoding L-rhamnose/proton symporter RhaT, with protein sequence MESLLGIIFHSIGGFSSGSFYMPFKKVKDWAWESYWLVGGFFSWLIVPPLAAYLTIPNFPEIISAASPTIKTVVYLMGLIWGIGGLTYGLGVRYLGMSLGNSIVLGFCSTFGALVPSIYYNFYPAEGKISFTDMLASTGGRLVLIGVLVCVLGIAISGRAGILKEKDFGMEDGNNEQEFSLVKGLIIAVISGILSSFFNFGIEAGKPMAEAAVVQGCNPLFQNNVTYIVVLWGGLTTNFIWCMYLNFKNKTFKDYTNTKTPIAKNVTFSAIAGTMWFLQFFFYGMGESKLGNGASSWILHMSTIILTANFWGFYLKEWTGVSKKTFSTFLLGIGLIMLSIVLVGIGNSL encoded by the coding sequence ATGGAATCATTACTGGGAATTATTTTTCACTCTATAGGAGGTTTTTCGTCAGGGAGTTTTTATATGCCTTTCAAAAAAGTGAAGGATTGGGCATGGGAGAGCTATTGGCTTGTAGGAGGTTTTTTCTCTTGGTTGATTGTGCCACCTTTGGCAGCTTATTTGACAATACCAAATTTCCCGGAAATAATTAGTGCCGCATCACCAACAATAAAAACTGTTGTTTATTTAATGGGACTTATCTGGGGTATCGGAGGGTTAACTTATGGATTGGGAGTTCGTTATCTGGGAATGTCATTGGGGAATTCGATTGTTTTGGGTTTCTGTTCCACTTTTGGAGCTTTGGTACCTTCTATTTATTATAATTTTTATCCAGCCGAAGGCAAAATTTCCTTTACCGATATGCTTGCCTCAACTGGCGGAAGACTTGTTTTGATCGGGGTTTTGGTTTGCGTTCTTGGAATAGCCATTTCGGGAAGAGCCGGGATTTTGAAAGAAAAAGATTTTGGGATGGAAGATGGTAATAATGAGCAGGAATTCAGTTTGGTAAAAGGACTTATTATCGCTGTTATATCTGGAATTTTGAGTTCATTTTTCAATTTCGGAATCGAAGCAGGAAAACCAATGGCAGAAGCAGCTGTTGTTCAAGGATGTAATCCGTTGTTTCAAAATAACGTAACATATATAGTGGTACTTTGGGGAGGACTAACCACCAATTTTATATGGTGTATGTATCTTAATTTTAAAAATAAAACCTTCAAAGATTATACCAATACCAAAACTCCGATTGCTAAGAATGTTACATTTTCTGCGATTGCTGGAACAATGTGGTTTTTGCAGTTTTTCTTTTATGGAATGGGAGAAAGCAAATTGGGTAACGGAGCCAGTTCTTGGATTCTGCATATGTCAACAATTATTTTGACAGCCAATTTTTGGGGCTTCTATTTGAAAGAATGGACAGGAGTTTCCAAAAAGACATTCAGTACGTTCCTTTTAGGCATCGGCTTAATCATGTTGTCGATAGTCTTGGTAGGAATTGGAAACTCATTATAA
- a CDS encoding rhamnogalacturonan lyase — MNAFLKRRRGLFLLFLLSTVFSFAQRQMENLDRGVVAMNQNGKFFISWRVLGTDSDNLAFNLYRKNGTGKAILLNEKPISGATNFVDEKANPKEANTWFVKTVLNGKETETKGDFTINANAEVKDYLSIPIKQIPGYIPNDVSTGDLDGDGKYDLVVHMTGKGHDNSQRGLTDPAVLQAYTLDGKFLWKINLGKNIREGAHYTQFMVYDLDGDGMAEIVCKTADGSVDGLGKVIGDASKDWRDTDEKSGTFGKILKGPEYLSVFEGKTGKMITTVDYIPERGDIGAWGGRGGNGKNDASGNRVDRFTACVAYLDGVHPSVVMCRGYYGRTVLAAWDFKNKKLTSRWVFDTKDAANPFSGMGNHGLSVTDVDNDGKDEIVYGSMCVDDDGKGLYTTGFRHGDALHVSDLVPEIPGLEVFGVHEIEEGTKGPGAVLFSAATGKVLFRDSEDNDVGRGVADNIDPTRIGAQFWWSGSPDLHDAKGEKIGIAPRAANFLIYWDGDASRELLNSNYIDKYNGGRLFTADGAVSNNGTKSTPALSADILGDWREELILRSADNTELRIYSTTIPTEIRQYTLMHDPQYRLSIAWQNVGYNQPPHTGFYMGYGMKSAPKPNIVLVPLKK, encoded by the coding sequence ATGAATGCATTTTTAAAGAGGAGAAGAGGTTTGTTTCTCTTGTTTCTTTTGTCAACAGTTTTTTCATTTGCTCAGCGGCAAATGGAAAACTTGGATCGCGGAGTTGTTGCAATGAATCAAAACGGCAAATTTTTTATCAGTTGGCGTGTCTTAGGTACAGATTCGGATAATTTGGCCTTTAATTTATATCGAAAAAATGGAACAGGAAAAGCTATTTTGCTTAATGAAAAACCCATCAGCGGAGCAACAAATTTTGTTGATGAAAAAGCCAATCCAAAAGAGGCAAATACTTGGTTTGTAAAAACAGTTTTAAATGGAAAAGAAACAGAAACGAAAGGCGATTTTACAATTAATGCCAATGCTGAGGTTAAAGATTACCTATCGATTCCGATAAAACAAATACCGGGTTATATTCCGAATGATGTTTCGACCGGGGATTTGGACGGTGACGGAAAATATGATTTAGTTGTGCACATGACCGGAAAAGGGCATGATAATTCGCAACGAGGATTAACAGATCCGGCAGTTTTGCAAGCTTATACCTTGGATGGAAAATTTTTATGGAAAATAAATTTGGGAAAAAATATTCGCGAGGGAGCGCATTACACGCAATTTATGGTGTATGATTTGGACGGTGACGGCATGGCTGAAATTGTTTGTAAAACTGCCGACGGGAGTGTTGACGGACTTGGAAAAGTGATTGGCGACGCTTCCAAAGATTGGAGAGATACTGATGAAAAGTCTGGAACTTTTGGAAAGATTTTGAAAGGGCCTGAATATCTTTCGGTTTTTGAGGGCAAAACAGGAAAAATGATAACCACCGTTGATTACATTCCAGAGAGAGGAGATATTGGCGCTTGGGGCGGAAGAGGGGGCAACGGAAAAAATGATGCGAGCGGAAACAGAGTGGATCGTTTTACAGCTTGCGTGGCTTATTTGGATGGTGTGCATCCAAGTGTGGTGATGTGTCGCGGGTATTATGGCAGAACGGTTTTGGCAGCTTGGGATTTTAAAAACAAAAAACTGACTTCACGTTGGGTTTTTGATACAAAAGATGCAGCAAATCCATTCTCGGGAATGGGAAATCACGGGCTTTCGGTTACTGATGTCGATAATGACGGCAAAGACGAAATTGTTTACGGTTCGATGTGTGTTGACGATGATGGAAAAGGTTTATATACAACGGGATTCAGACACGGAGATGCTCTGCATGTTTCGGACCTTGTTCCCGAAATACCTGGACTGGAAGTGTTTGGGGTGCATGAAATAGAAGAAGGAACCAAAGGTCCGGGAGCTGTTTTGTTTTCGGCGGCTACGGGTAAGGTTTTGTTTAGGGATTCTGAAGATAATGATGTTGGGAGAGGTGTTGCCGATAATATTGATCCCACTAGAATCGGGGCGCAATTTTGGTGGTCCGGTTCTCCGGATTTGCATGATGCAAAAGGAGAGAAAATTGGAATCGCGCCAAGAGCAGCCAATTTTTTGATTTATTGGGATGGCGATGCTTCAAGAGAATTGCTTAATTCGAATTATATTGACAAATATAACGGTGGAAGGCTTTTCACGGCCGATGGTGCTGTGTCGAATAATGGCACCAAATCGACTCCGGCTCTTTCGGCTGATATTCTCGGAGATTGGAGAGAGGAACTGATACTCAGAAGCGCCGATAATACAGAATTACGTATTTATTCGACTACAATTCCAACCGAAATCAGACAATATACCCTGATGCATGATCCTCAATATCGTTTAAGTATCGCATGGCAAAATGTGGGCTACAATCAGCCACCGCATACTGGCTTTTATATGGGGTATGGCATGAAGTCTGCTCCTAAGCCTAATATTGTATTGGTGCCGTTGAAGAAGTAG